One stretch of uncultured Cohaesibacter sp. DNA includes these proteins:
- a CDS encoding DUF1365 domain-containing protein has product MTETPSTTFAPDPCLYEGRVIHARQGEVVHRLSYRVGALLLPLHKKEQADHTSRLFSINRFNLMSFHEADHMEDGFDRLEDYVADRLAQSGLFDEGETLPTRISILCFPRILGHAFNPLSILFCCDESDRLVAILYQVNNTFGQRHHYLYRLEKSDTASHQGARLRHGGEKNFYVSPFLDMKGRYDFSIRLPEENVSYTITMSGNQPSSLTASFMARRLTLSTTNLLWMSGKLWQTGWKILGAIHLEALRLWLKGAPYHRRPPLPSRAVSTLSRPVDGKGTPT; this is encoded by the coding sequence ATGACAGAAACACCATCAACGACCTTCGCACCCGATCCGTGCCTCTATGAGGGTCGGGTCATCCACGCCCGGCAAGGCGAGGTCGTCCATCGCTTGAGCTACCGGGTCGGCGCCCTGCTGCTGCCGCTCCACAAGAAAGAGCAAGCAGACCATACGAGCCGCTTGTTCTCCATCAACCGCTTCAATCTGATGAGCTTCCACGAGGCCGACCACATGGAAGACGGATTTGACCGGCTTGAAGATTATGTCGCGGATCGCCTTGCTCAATCGGGACTATTCGACGAAGGCGAGACATTGCCGACTCGCATCTCGATCCTCTGCTTCCCGAGAATACTCGGCCACGCCTTCAACCCGCTGTCGATCCTCTTCTGCTGCGACGAAAGCGACCGCCTTGTGGCGATCCTCTATCAGGTCAACAACACGTTCGGACAGAGACACCACTATCTCTACCGTTTGGAGAAGAGCGACACAGCATCACACCAAGGCGCGCGCCTTCGTCACGGAGGAGAAAAGAATTTCTATGTTTCGCCATTCCTCGATATGAAGGGACGATACGATTTCTCCATTCGGCTCCCCGAGGAAAATGTTTCTTACACCATCACCATGTCCGGCAATCAGCCCTCATCGCTGACGGCGTCCTTTATGGCCCGGCGCTTGACACTTTCAACCACTAACTTACTCTGGATGTCCGGGAAGCTCTGGCAGACGGGATGGAAGATCCTAGGCGCCATTCACCTTGAAGCCCTCCGTCTGTGGCTCAAGGGTGCCCCATATCACCGGCGTCCGCCCCTGCCTTCCCGTGCGGTCTCGACCTTGTCGCGACCGGTTGATGGAAAAGGAACGCCGACATGA